From the Halalkalicoccus sp. CGA53 genome, one window contains:
- a CDS encoding HEPN domain-containing protein: MLSNRRLVLAGSVLIVGVCLLGAFGAVGVADPSNETTEHEHPDEAEVEGNESAVSQWLRDRLDDRLGESSVLLSERQYDGARDAVGEEYDELLGRYAEVEDSEDEETEDEERRTAEEFEEAVENQRNLTDDVEAYERTYEEYQDAVEDGDGDRARDLARDLDELAASIEERADRADDEYDRIEEETGRDTSAERESVENIRSEIDSQHSEVREREFVETELSVDGDPTEISFREPMTLSGTVQTVEGEPVTNEPIALEIEGQRLSTTTTATGSFSVPYRPTVLPLDASALEVEYVPERGSPYVGSNATVPVSVEQVDSTTEVTENTESAAFGDDLMVNGTVSADDVAVDAVPVVLVVDGEEYDRTETTQNGTFTVNTTVPANVPSGDADVRVLTDLEDQALSNSEAIVPVSITETQSDLEVRVEPTGEDGAIIAGELSTTAGEALPNQTIEIDVEGARTEVRTTDEGTFERTITLPDEPTATVTVTYADPGSNIEDAEVSMTLDLNDGDGAGSLDGLLDSYGIPVSGDTLLLSALVAVMGVALAVGISRRRASRGTEDEIEGENELPGATGVTTNAQAIRALLLAARKRLRAGETDRAIQSAYAAARLALGRGPSEAMTHWEFYQTCLAEGLSEKEIDCLKSLTTRYETAVYAPYSTPTDVADEAIGDAERFAES, encoded by the coding sequence GTGTTATCGAACCGGCGTCTGGTCCTCGCGGGCTCGGTGCTCATCGTCGGTGTCTGCCTCCTCGGAGCCTTTGGAGCAGTCGGGGTCGCCGACCCGTCGAACGAGACGACCGAACACGAACACCCAGACGAGGCAGAGGTGGAGGGTAACGAAAGCGCCGTCAGCCAGTGGTTACGCGACCGGCTCGACGACCGCCTCGGTGAGAGTTCCGTACTGTTGAGCGAACGCCAGTATGATGGCGCACGCGATGCCGTTGGAGAGGAGTACGACGAACTGCTCGGGAGATACGCGGAGGTCGAAGACAGCGAGGACGAAGAAACCGAGGACGAAGAGCGGCGAACGGCGGAGGAGTTCGAGGAAGCGGTGGAGAACCAGCGCAACCTCACCGACGACGTGGAGGCGTACGAGCGTACGTACGAAGAGTACCAAGACGCGGTTGAGGACGGCGATGGAGACCGTGCTCGAGACCTCGCCCGCGATCTCGACGAACTCGCTGCCTCGATCGAGGAAAGAGCCGACCGCGCGGACGACGAGTACGATCGTATCGAAGAGGAGACGGGCAGGGACACGAGCGCTGAACGTGAGTCGGTCGAAAACATCCGCTCCGAGATCGACAGTCAACATTCTGAAGTCAGAGAACGGGAGTTCGTAGAGACGGAGCTCAGCGTAGATGGCGATCCGACGGAGATCTCGTTTCGTGAGCCAATGACGCTCTCAGGGACGGTACAAACCGTCGAGGGAGAACCGGTAACGAACGAACCGATCGCCCTCGAGATCGAAGGACAACGGCTGAGCACGACGACCACCGCCACCGGTTCGTTCAGCGTACCGTACCGACCGACGGTGCTCCCGCTTGACGCGAGCGCGCTCGAAGTCGAGTACGTACCGGAGCGTGGGTCTCCGTACGTGGGATCGAACGCAACCGTACCGGTCTCTGTCGAACAGGTCGATTCGACGACCGAGGTGACCGAGAACACGGAGAGCGCGGCGTTCGGTGACGACCTCATGGTGAACGGCACGGTAAGTGCGGACGACGTGGCGGTTGACGCAGTGCCAGTGGTGCTCGTGGTCGACGGTGAGGAGTACGATCGGACGGAGACGACCCAGAACGGGACGTTCACAGTAAACACGACGGTTCCCGCGAACGTCCCATCCGGGGATGCCGACGTTCGCGTGCTTACCGATCTGGAGGATCAAGCCCTCTCCAATTCGGAAGCGATTGTGCCGGTTTCGATCACGGAAACCCAAAGTGACCTTGAGGTACGCGTCGAACCGACGGGTGAAGACGGCGCGATCATTGCGGGAGAACTAAGCACAACGGCTGGCGAGGCGCTTCCCAATCAAACGATCGAAATCGACGTCGAGGGGGCCAGAACCGAGGTCCGAACTACCGATGAGGGGACGTTCGAACGAACGATCACCCTCCCCGACGAACCTACCGCCACAGTAACCGTCACCTACGCGGACCCGGGGAGCAACATCGAAGACGCGGAAGTATCGATGACACTCGACCTGAACGACGGGGATGGTGCAGGCAGCTTAGACGGTCTCTTGGATTCGTATGGCATCCCGGTCTCGGGAGACACACTTCTCCTCTCCGCACTCGTGGCAGTTATGGGTGTGGCTCTCGCCGTGGGTATCAGCCGACGGAGAGCCTCCCGGGGGACCGAAGATGAGATCGAAGGGGAGAATGAGCTACCCGGTGCTACCGGGGTAACGACGAACGCCCAGGCGATTAGAGCGCTCCTCCTCGCCGCACGCAAACGACTTCGAGCGGGCGAGACGGATCGAGCGATCCAGTCCGCGTACGCCGCAGCGAGACTCGCGCTTGGGCGCGGACCATCGGAAGCGATGACCCACTGGGAGTTCTACCAGACCTGCCTCGCAGAGGGGCTCTCGGAGAAGGAAATCGATTGCCTGAAGTCGCTCACAACGCGATACGAAACCGCTGTATACGCACCGTATTCGACGCCAACCGACGTGGCAGACGAGGCGATCGGTGATGCCGAACGTTTCGCGGAGTCGTAG
- the aglF gene encoding UTP--glucose-1-phosphate uridylyltransferase AglF, with product MKAVVLAAGKGTRLRPLTDEKPKGMVEIDGKPILTRCFEQLVELGADELLVVVGYKKEVIIDHYGDEFEGTPITYAHQREQSGLAHALLTVEEHIDDDFMLMLGDNVFDANLADVVRRQHEDRADAAFLVEEVPWEEADRYGVCETNKYGEIIEVVEKPEDPPSNLVMTGFYTFTPAIFHACHLTQPSNRGEYEISEAIDLLIRSGRTIDAIRIDGWRIDVGYPEDREEAERRITGEVEVEAAETA from the coding sequence GCTGACCGACGAGAAACCGAAAGGTATGGTCGAGATAGACGGGAAGCCGATTCTCACACGCTGTTTCGAACAGCTCGTCGAACTCGGCGCGGATGAACTGCTCGTCGTCGTCGGCTACAAGAAGGAGGTCATCATCGACCACTACGGCGACGAGTTCGAGGGCACGCCGATCACCTACGCCCACCAGCGCGAACAGAGCGGGCTCGCACACGCGTTGCTCACCGTCGAGGAGCACATCGACGACGACTTCATGCTAATGCTCGGTGACAACGTCTTCGACGCGAACCTCGCGGACGTCGTTCGACGCCAGCACGAGGACCGAGCGGACGCAGCGTTCCTCGTCGAGGAAGTACCCTGGGAGGAAGCGGATCGGTACGGGGTCTGTGAGACGAACAAGTACGGCGAGATAATCGAGGTCGTCGAGAAACCCGAGGACCCGCCATCGAACCTGGTGATGACCGGCTTCTACACGTTCACGCCGGCGATCTTCCACGCGTGTCACCTCACCCAACCCTCGAACCGCGGCGAGTACGAGATCAGTGAGGCGATCGACCTGCTGATCCGCTCGGGCCGGACGATCGACGCGATCCGCATCGACGGCTGGCGGATCGACGTCGGCTATCCCGAGGACAGAGAGGAAGCCGAGCGCCGGATCACCGGCGAGGTCGAAGTCGAGGCAGCCGAGACTGCGTGA
- a CDS encoding DUF1616 domain-containing protein, with product MNRRDLALLIPEPVRRLPADLVGVVALTILAVASTLVPVVNESAIRVLSGLVFVLFLPGYAFIAALFPERGESPRPDGEGIDENRGIDWVERLALGFGMSVALVPLIGLVLTFSPWGLGFGPIVLSLSGFTLVCVAVAAARRQALSPDERFSVPWRTWTERARTELFDPDDRVEAAVNVALALSIVLALATMGYAIASPQQGERFTEFYLVTEGDDGEYVAAGYPEEFVSGESQPLVAGIENREHETVEYSVVIQLQRVDTEGNDSTVVEREEVDRLGTTLAHNESEMIEHEVTPTMTGEDLRLTYLLYKDDPPSEPTRENAYRSLHIWVDVE from the coding sequence ATGAATCGTCGGGACCTCGCTCTGCTCATACCTGAGCCGGTTCGGAGGCTCCCAGCGGACCTCGTGGGTGTCGTCGCTCTGACCATTCTCGCCGTCGCATCGACACTCGTTCCGGTCGTGAACGAGTCGGCGATTCGCGTGCTCTCGGGGCTTGTGTTCGTCCTCTTCCTGCCAGGGTATGCGTTCATTGCGGCGCTCTTTCCGGAGCGAGGCGAGTCGCCGAGGCCCGACGGCGAGGGAATCGACGAGAACCGGGGGATCGACTGGGTCGAACGGCTCGCGCTCGGCTTTGGAATGAGCGTCGCGCTCGTGCCGCTGATCGGCCTTGTGCTTACCTTTTCGCCCTGGGGGCTCGGATTCGGACCGATCGTTCTCAGCCTGAGCGGGTTCACGCTCGTCTGCGTCGCGGTCGCCGCGGCGCGACGACAGGCGCTCTCGCCCGACGAGCGCTTTTCCGTTCCGTGGCGAACGTGGACCGAGCGCGCACGAACGGAGCTGTTCGATCCAGATGACAGGGTCGAGGCGGCGGTAAACGTCGCGCTCGCGCTCTCGATCGTCCTCGCGCTCGCCACGATGGGCTACGCGATCGCCTCGCCACAGCAGGGCGAACGTTTCACCGAGTTCTACCTCGTGACCGAGGGAGACGACGGGGAGTACGTCGCGGCGGGCTACCCCGAGGAGTTCGTCTCCGGGGAGAGCCAGCCGCTCGTCGCTGGTATCGAGAATCGCGAACACGAGACCGTCGAGTATAGCGTGGTGATCCAGCTCCAACGAGTCGACACCGAGGGCAACGACTCGACGGTTGTCGAACGCGAGGAGGTCGACCGGCTCGGGACAACGCTCGCCCACAATGAATCGGAGATGATTGAACACGAGGTGACACCGACGATGACCGGTGAGGACCTTCGCCTCACGTACCTCCTGTACAAAGACGACCCGCCGAGCGAACCGACGCGGGAGAACGCCTACCGGTCGTTACATATTTGGGTGGACGTGGAATGA
- a CDS encoding O-antigen ligase family protein gives MDRTRLIWGGGSESQPTVPLHYPLLAVLAITAAVAPNTWFIPSRQGYLISLSVLLIIIVYAILLTDIRLRTDPIFLLLIGGYWLGLVAHYQFYSPHTELFEYIVVTPIAVFATVIVLPRLVRGRKQTFAMGLTLLGVLMSLFGIWMLWRVSQGDPFTIMGSSPAPIGQNVMGYERFPIHTRSVFSNSNSYGLFMMIVSLAALYTVLARGGLLWALAFLTCVLGLFMSEGDAAYLGFTVGSLIVLSGRDRWLVVGGLGVGVLTLYAVIRIGHIPDVMDSTLMSRVNRWVQYLERLAEDPLWGIGFVDPGPEIGRSSGPHNSFLHALLNTGIIAGSLYLGSLAYALAHGIRKRWSVWTAFVVGSTVALFLFMGFESLFLGGLSVSSVALGFFLGCCLLNESEEDGDRIQPVTMSDAIRNSRTARLLDSVRGPSQDSTGRPVDLREGDR, from the coding sequence ATGGACCGTACTCGACTGATATGGGGAGGGGGGTCCGAGAGTCAGCCGACCGTTCCGCTACACTATCCGTTGCTCGCGGTCCTCGCCATCACGGCCGCTGTCGCTCCAAACACGTGGTTTATTCCTTCACGCCAAGGATATCTGATCTCTCTTTCGGTGTTACTCATCATTATCGTATATGCCATTCTATTGACGGACATCCGTCTTCGGACTGATCCGATCTTCCTGCTGCTTATCGGAGGGTACTGGCTGGGGCTGGTCGCCCACTACCAGTTTTACTCCCCCCACACGGAACTGTTCGAGTACATCGTCGTTACGCCGATTGCGGTGTTTGCCACCGTAATTGTCCTCCCACGGCTGGTCCGAGGCCGAAAACAGACGTTCGCGATGGGACTCACCCTCTTAGGTGTTCTCATGTCTCTCTTCGGGATCTGGATGCTCTGGCGGGTTTCGCAGGGCGATCCTTTTACGATCATGGGATCGAGCCCTGCTCCGATCGGTCAGAACGTTATGGGATACGAGCGGTTTCCGATCCACACTCGGTCGGTGTTCTCTAACTCTAACAGCTACGGTCTGTTTATGATGATAGTCTCGCTCGCAGCGCTTTATACAGTCTTGGCGCGTGGTGGCCTGCTCTGGGCACTCGCATTCTTAACCTGCGTGCTCGGTTTATTTATGAGCGAAGGTGACGCCGCCTATCTCGGCTTCACTGTTGGGTCGCTGATAGTACTCTCCGGACGCGACCGCTGGCTGGTTGTTGGAGGGCTCGGTGTCGGTGTTCTCACCTTGTATGCGGTAATACGTATCGGACACATTCCGGATGTGATGGACTCAACGCTGATGAGTCGAGTCAACCGATGGGTACAGTATCTCGAACGGCTTGCCGAGGATCCGCTCTGGGGAATCGGGTTCGTCGATCCCGGTCCGGAGATCGGTCGGAGTTCAGGTCCACATAACTCCTTCCTCCACGCCCTGCTAAATACCGGCATCATCGCTGGATCGTTGTATCTCGGTTCCCTCGCCTACGCGCTGGCCCACGGAATCCGAAAGCGCTGGTCGGTGTGGACTGCGTTCGTCGTCGGGTCGACGGTTGCGCTCTTTCTGTTCATGGGCTTCGAATCGCTCTTTCTCGGTGGACTGAGCGTCTCCTCGGTCGCACTCGGGTTCTTCCTTGGGTGCTGTTTACTAAATGAATCTGAGGAAGATGGTGATCGGATACAACCGGTGACGATGTCCGACGCGATTCGTAACAGCCGGACTGCCCGTCTCCTCGACTCCGTTCGAGGACCGTCTCAGGACTCGACCGGTAGACCAGTCGACCTGCGGGAGGGGGACCGATAG
- a CDS encoding DUF58 domain-containing protein, which translates to MRFTRRYWATASLVAVLSGGAVVLVQPVLFFGAALVGGWLLARQFAFVDELNSTVESLELSQTLEKERAVSGTPVPLVVTASLQTPATLDIHVRGGVPVTASASSQAEFTIEPGVTEESRVIDLQWGVAGKFTLQEAAVTAADPYGLFTEQVSMGTTPTITVEPRGPRSVHLGRAGEQVRRALGDHEVDPLDVGLEPEEVRQYVPGDAVRMIDWKATARFDFPHVRTFETETDRTTILIMDHRGPMGMGHEGETKLDYARHAGLLFAREARARRDPLGFYAVSGDGTSLRHPPTGTNRGYAAIRAHLYDLNVNEAGDVSHRGGPLMRKNRRTAGRLIGDDSPFAITLRTYLTHGDSSVVNTERKPLLACTRMHVDRQQGATRTVIVTDDSHGEEVREAAMIARRGNNRVVVVLTPTVLFEPEGLGDLATAYDRYVEFERFRRSLDVIDRVEALELGPGERLSAVLNAGERRSPERRSPARS; encoded by the coding sequence ATGCGGTTCACACGCCGGTACTGGGCGACGGCTTCGCTCGTCGCCGTCCTTTCCGGGGGAGCGGTCGTGCTCGTCCAGCCGGTGCTGTTTTTCGGTGCGGCACTCGTCGGAGGGTGGCTACTGGCGAGACAGTTTGCTTTCGTCGACGAACTCAACTCGACTGTCGAGAGCCTCGAACTGTCACAGACGCTCGAGAAGGAGCGTGCGGTCTCCGGGACGCCCGTACCTCTCGTCGTAACGGCGTCACTTCAGACCCCCGCAACGCTGGACATCCACGTCCGCGGCGGCGTGCCGGTTACCGCGAGTGCCTCGAGCCAGGCAGAGTTCACGATCGAACCGGGTGTGACCGAGGAATCGCGAGTGATCGACTTACAGTGGGGGGTCGCCGGTAAGTTCACTCTACAGGAGGCAGCGGTTACCGCTGCAGATCCGTATGGGCTGTTCACCGAGCAGGTTTCGATGGGGACCACACCTACGATCACTGTCGAGCCCCGGGGACCGCGGTCCGTACACCTCGGTCGGGCAGGGGAGCAAGTCAGGCGCGCACTCGGTGATCACGAAGTCGATCCGCTCGACGTCGGCCTCGAACCGGAGGAGGTCCGGCAGTACGTCCCAGGTGATGCCGTTCGAATGATCGACTGGAAGGCGACGGCGAGGTTCGACTTCCCCCACGTCCGTACGTTCGAGACGGAGACGGATCGAACGACGATCCTCATCATGGACCATCGGGGGCCCATGGGGATGGGCCACGAAGGCGAGACGAAACTCGACTACGCCCGCCATGCGGGCTTGCTGTTCGCGAGGGAAGCGCGAGCACGACGTGACCCGTTGGGGTTTTACGCCGTAAGCGGGGACGGAACCAGCCTGAGGCACCCGCCGACGGGGACGAACCGTGGCTACGCAGCGATCAGAGCCCATCTGTACGACCTGAACGTGAACGAAGCGGGCGATGTCAGTCACAGAGGAGGGCCGTTGATGAGAAAGAATCGGCGGACTGCCGGGCGCCTCATAGGCGACGACTCTCCGTTTGCGATCACGCTTAGGACGTATCTAACTCATGGAGATAGTTCAGTTGTGAACACGGAACGAAAGCCGTTACTCGCGTGCACCAGAATGCACGTCGACCGACAACAGGGAGCGACCCGGACGGTGATCGTAACCGATGACTCGCACGGAGAGGAGGTCCGTGAGGCAGCAATGATCGCTCGACGTGGGAACAATCGGGTGGTCGTCGTGCTTACGCCGACTGTGCTGTTCGAACCAGAGGGACTGGGAGACCTCGCTACCGCCTACGACCGATACGTGGAGTTCGAGAGATTTCGACGGTCACTCGACGTAATCGACCGCGTGGAAGCGCTCGAACTCGGCCCGGGTGAACGACTCTCGGCTGTCTTAAATGCCGGCGAAAGAAGGAGTCCGGAAAGAAGGAGTCCGGCGAGGTCATGA
- a CDS encoding DUF4350 domain-containing protein yields the protein MDWIPTNRTYPELLAIGLGAVVVVTVVVAASISGVAFGAFTPSWEGTSELRGEAESADAETIVLTNTERYEELPEEGSVVFVLAPNEPYEIADRDRLTAFVEGGGTLVVADAYGPHTNPLLEDLGASARIDGDPLRDERSYYRSPALVVAPEVAAHPYLIGVEELTLNHGSALDEGDATVLVRSSEFAYLDRTRTGELTEGDEMGPYPVVTAEPVGDGEVVTVSDPSVFINAMLEREGNRAFVHGLLSTHDRVVFDTSHTGEIPPLTAAVLTLRESMSMQAILGGSIILGIGAVYRWSTLKRAGVRLRRLKPTIGKRTPDVPTEREMRSMLDDRYPEWDAERRDRVVTAVMSRRKRDDSNE from the coding sequence ATGGACTGGATTCCTACGAACCGAACGTACCCCGAACTGCTCGCGATCGGCCTCGGCGCCGTCGTCGTAGTGACGGTTGTCGTTGCGGCGAGCATCTCCGGTGTCGCGTTCGGCGCCTTCACACCCTCGTGGGAGGGCACGTCGGAGCTGCGGGGAGAGGCGGAGTCAGCGGACGCGGAGACGATCGTTCTGACTAATACCGAGCGATATGAGGAGCTACCGGAGGAGGGGTCGGTAGTGTTCGTTCTCGCACCGAACGAGCCGTACGAGATTGCCGACCGCGACCGCCTTACCGCATTCGTTGAGGGGGGTGGGACGCTCGTCGTCGCGGACGCCTACGGACCGCATACGAACCCTCTACTAGAGGATCTCGGTGCGAGTGCACGTATCGACGGCGATCCACTCCGGGACGAACGCAGCTACTATCGGTCACCCGCGCTCGTCGTCGCTCCGGAGGTGGCCGCACATCCGTATCTGATCGGGGTCGAAGAGCTGACGCTCAATCACGGGTCTGCGCTCGATGAAGGCGATGCGACCGTTCTCGTTCGCAGTTCGGAGTTCGCATATCTCGATCGAACCCGTACCGGAGAACTCACCGAGGGCGACGAGATGGGTCCCTACCCGGTCGTCACTGCGGAACCGGTTGGCGATGGAGAGGTCGTCACAGTCAGCGATCCGAGCGTGTTCATCAACGCGATGCTCGAACGTGAGGGCAACAGGGCGTTCGTCCACGGACTCCTCTCGACACACGACCGAGTGGTCTTCGACACCTCTCATACCGGTGAGATCCCGCCGCTCACTGCAGCGGTTTTAACCCTTCGCGAGTCGATGTCGATGCAGGCGATCCTCGGCGGGAGCATCATACTGGGTATCGGGGCTGTCTACCGATGGTCGACGCTAAAACGGGCCGGTGTCCGTTTACGGCGGCTGAAACCGACGATTGGCAAGCGGACGCCGGACGTTCCGACAGAGCGTGAGATGCGGTCGATGCTCGACGATCGGTATCCAGAGTGGGATGCCGAACGGCGGGATCGTGTAGTCACAGCCGTTATGTCGCGTCGGAAGAGAGACGATAGTAATGAGTAA
- a CDS encoding AAA family ATPase: MSNPDDVYTALQNEIEGVLIGKADLIENLTISLLTGGHVLLEGVPGVAKTTAANLFARASGLNESRIQMTPDLLPADITGTHVYRQSTGEFVLQRGPIFTNLLIADEINRATPKTQSALLEAMQERQVTIEGDTLTLPSPFMVVATQNPIEMEGTFELPEAQRDRFQLKLTVDIPTHDEERALLDRFGPQPNLGANSIEQVVSPSDFLDSREVVIAVHVVSEVHDYILSLVEASRDHPDVEYGGSPRASLALLHTSKARAAIRGRDYVIPDDVKSMVPEVLAHRLVLTAEAELSGVTSGDVIEDLLSTVEIPVTDGPNGAVATSDGRKHRE; this comes from the coding sequence ATGAGTAATCCTGACGATGTGTACACGGCGCTGCAGAACGAGATAGAAGGTGTTTTAATCGGAAAGGCCGACCTGATCGAGAACCTCACCATCTCGTTGTTGACGGGCGGTCACGTCCTGCTCGAAGGCGTTCCGGGCGTCGCGAAAACGACTGCTGCGAATCTGTTCGCACGCGCGAGCGGCCTAAACGAATCACGAATCCAGATGACGCCCGATCTCTTACCCGCAGATATCACCGGTACGCACGTCTATCGGCAATCGACCGGTGAATTCGTCCTCCAACGCGGGCCGATATTCACCAACCTGCTGATCGCAGACGAGATCAACCGAGCGACGCCGAAAACCCAGAGTGCGTTGCTCGAGGCGATGCAGGAGCGTCAGGTGACAATCGAAGGAGACACGCTCACACTTCCCTCCCCGTTCATGGTAGTGGCGACGCAGAACCCGATCGAGATGGAGGGGACGTTCGAGCTACCCGAAGCCCAGCGCGACCGTTTTCAGTTGAAACTCACGGTCGACATACCGACCCACGATGAAGAGCGTGCGCTCCTCGATCGGTTCGGACCGCAACCGAATCTCGGAGCGAACAGTATCGAACAGGTGGTCTCTCCGAGCGACTTCTTAGACTCTCGGGAGGTCGTAATCGCTGTTCACGTCGTATCCGAGGTACACGATTACATCCTTTCGCTCGTCGAGGCCAGTCGCGACCACCCCGATGTCGAGTACGGCGGATCGCCACGAGCCTCCCTCGCGCTCCTCCACACCTCGAAAGCCCGAGCGGCGATCCGGGGTAGGGACTACGTCATCCCGGATGACGTGAAGTCGATGGTGCCCGAAGTCCTCGCACACCGACTGGTGCTTACAGCTGAGGCAGAACTCAGCGGTGTAACGAGCGGTGATGTGATCGAGGATCTGCTTTCGACTGTCGAGATCCCAGTGACTGATGGCCCGAATGGAGCTGTCGCAACTAGTGATGGGAGAAAACATAGGGAGTGA